The Chordicoccus furentiruminis DNA window ACATTGATATTAATTCAAGAAGCAAGGTCAGGGATTTGACGATTGGGCAGCAGGAAATGGTATCGATCGCGAAGATTATCTATCAGAAGGCAAATATTCTGGTTTTTGATGAACCTACCGCGCTCTTGACCAATGAAGAAGTGGAAATTCTGTTCAAACTGATTAGGGATCTGCGAGATCGAGGGTATGGAATTATATATATCTCTCACCGAATGGAAGAGATTTTTTCGTTATGCGACCGAGTGACGGTCCTTAAAAATGGCGAATATGTAGATACGCTGAACGTTCGTGACACAGACGAAAAAGGTCTTGTCAGAATGATGGTCGGACGTAATGTAGAAGATCTGTATGGCATTGAGCATCCAAAGAAGGGGGATGTTGTTCTGCGTGTTGATCATCTGACAGGAAAGGCTTTTCAGAATATAAGTTTCGAGGTTCACGCCGGAGAAATATTTGGCATGTTTGGCTTGATCGGAGCTGGAAGAACTGAGGTTTGCCGGGCGATCTTCGGCGCTGACAAATACGATTCAGGTCAGGTTTTTATCCATGAAAAAGCAATACACAACCAGAAGCCGATTGAAGGAATTCGTAACTCGATTGCATTTCTGACAGAGGACAGAAAAAAAGAAGGACTTTGTCTTGGACTGTCCGTTGAGAAAAATATCAATATGGCTTCGTATCCGGCGATTTCGAACGGCGGTATTGTCAATCTGAAAAAAGAAAAAGCACGAGCTGAACAATATGTTCAGGAGGTTAATATTAAGACTCCTGCTGTGAGCCAGCTTTGTAAGAATTTATCAGGAGGAAATCAGCAGAAGGTTGTAATCAGCAAATGGCTGTGCTGCGACAGTGATGTTTTCATTTTTGATGAACCGACTGTCGGTGTGGACGTCGGAGCGAAAGTTGAAATATACAAGCTGATTGAACAGCTTACGAGGAAGGGAAAAGCGGTTATTCTGATCTCATCTTATTTGCCTGAGGTGATGGGGCTGGCTGACAAACTGTTTATTATGTCAGAAGGAAAGGCTATGGGACTGCTTGATCGCTCTGAATTCTATGATGCCAACCATAAACTGAATGAGGCAGCTGCTCTTGAAAAAGCATCCGGAATTAATTCGTAAAATGAGAGGCGGTACAATATGAAAAAAGCAAAGTCAGAGGGATTCAAAACATTCCTGAACGGGTATGGAGTCGTCACCATTGTTTTAATCGCAGTGTTTATTGTGATGAGTTTCCTCAGCAAAAACTTCATGACCGGAGTCAATATGTACAACCTGATGCGGTCAACAGCAGTATATGGCATTATAGCCCTTGCCATGACCTTTGTCATTGTTACGGGCGGCATTGATTTGTCTGTCGGCACGCATGTCGGGATGGCGGGTATGGTTGTTGCCTTGCTAACAGTTAATCAGGTTTGCGGAATTTGGCCGGCTGTTTTTATTGCACTGGCACTTTGCGCAGTGATCGGACTGATTAATGGGATCATGATTTACGACGGCGGACTTCCCCCATTCATTGCCACACTGGGAATGATGATGATCACGCGGGCGATTATCCTTCTGATCTCCAATGCAAAAAACATCACCGGGCTTCCGCAATCCTTTTTGGCTGTATCAAAGATGAAAGTCGGCCCGATTCCCTTTATGGCCGTAGTGTGGTTCATAGCGATTGCAATCTCTTTCTTTATCTTTAAATATACCGTGTTTGGAAGAAATGTTTTTTCGGTCGGATCTAATATTGAAGCCGCACGCCTTTCAGGTATCCCGGTCAGAAGAACTACATATGGAGTTTACGTTCTTTCGGGAATATTTTGCGGAGTCGGCGGTATTCTTCTGACATCCCGCGTGGCCAGTGGTATTCCTACATTGGGCACTGGCTATGAGATGAACGCCATTGCCGCGGCGGTGGTCGGCGGAGCATCAATGAATGGCGGCGAAGGTTATATCGGAGGAACGGTGGTTGGTTCTATCCTTATTGCGACGATCGCGAATGCCGGCACGTTGCTGGGGCTGAATTCTAATATTACGGATATCATTGTAGGAGTGCTGATTGTTGCCTCTGTTCTCATTGACAAGTTCAGAAAGCATTAACAGAAAAAGGGGAGTGCGCCATGAGATTTGATCTGCATGAAGGAATACTGAACTGTCAGCTCAAAAGAGTATTAGCTGAAGCTGGGCATATGGACTGGCTGATGCTCTCAGATGCTGCGATGCCGGTTCCGATTGACAAGGAAAGAGTGGATTTGGCTATAGTCAAAGGATTGCCCAGACAACTGTCTGTTTTAAAAGCGATCATACAGGAAAAGCCGATTGAGAAGATATATATGGCTTCCGAAGTGAAGGAAGTCAGTCCCAAATATCTTTCGAAGGTCAGAGAACTTCTGAAGGAAAGTGATACCGAGCTTGAATTTGTTCCCCATGAGACGCTGAAGAAAATGTCCAGAGATTATAACACACGAGCCTGTATCCGTACGGGCGAATGCACAAGTTACTCGACCATGATTCTTGATATCGGAGTTTCCTATGGGGGCGATGATGACACGGATTTTCATGCGGTTTGAAAGCTGGTCTGTCCATCGTTTGAGATAAATCTGTGTACTCATAATCAGATCGATGAAGCATGAGAGGAGGGAATTTCTTTGAAAAAAAAGATATTGATGTTTGGAAGCTTTGTCGTAGACCTGACCGGCAGAGGCCCTCATCTCCCTGTCCCCGGAGAGACAGTTAAAAGCGGTTATTTTAAGATGGGGCCGGGTGGAAAGGGATACAATCAGGGGATCGCGGCTTTCCAATCAGGCGGTGAAGTAACAATCGTAACAAAGCTTGGAAATGATCTGTTTGCCAATATCGCATTGGATTTCATGAAGAATCTCGGCATGGATACGTCCAGAATACTGAGAACAGATGAATATTCAACAGGAACCGCATTAATAGAAGTAGACGAGAAAACCGGTCAGAACGCAATCATGGTTATTCCATCAGCCTGTGATCATATTACGGATGATGAAGTGGACAGTCTGAAGGATTTGATTAGTTCGTCCGATATTGTGCTGACCCAGCTGGAAACAAATTACAGTGCACTGTCACGTCTTATTGATCTTGCTTATTCAGCGGGCAAGCAGATTGTTCTAAATACAGCACCGGTACAACCGGTCAGTGACAAGCTTCTTGCGAAATGCAGTATCGTTACGCCGAACGAAGTAGAGGCCGCTGCTTTGAGCGGTATACCCGTGACAGATGAAAAAAGCGCATCAGCAGCAGCCGGTTATTTTCTGAAGAAAGGTGTGAAGGCTGTTATTATTACGATGGGAGAGAAAGGAGCTTTTGTAACGGACGGAAAAACAGAAAAGATGATTCCGGCTTATCCGGTGCAAGCTCTTGATACGACTGGCGCCGGGGATGCTTATAATGGCGGTCTTGTTACGGCGCTTTCAGAAGGAAAAGACATTTTTGAAGCAGCACGGTTCGCGAGCGCGGTAGGAGCTTTGGCTGTACAGAAGATCGGTACCGCACCGGCAATGCCGCGAAGGGATGAAATCGACGCGTTTATTGCGTCGAGAGGAAAGGAGAACGAGGAATGAAGACAAGCGGAATACTTCACCCTCAGCTGGTGCGGATTCTGGCCGAGATCCGTCATAAGGATACAATCGTTATAGGAGATGCCGGACTGCCGGTTCCGGATGGAGTAGAGCGTGTGGATCTTGACTTTATACCAGGACAGCTACCTTATCTTGATGTTTTGAAGGCCGTTTTGCAGGAACAGAATAATAACTTTGAAGCGGCAGTGTTCGCAGATGAAGCTAAAACGGTATCTCCGGATTTCCATCGAAAA harbors:
- a CDS encoding sugar ABC transporter ATP-binding protein; this encodes MKNNLPQIRCVFSGRFEAGHWAGGPDALLLSTQRIYGKESESCMSNDSKVLVRMENISKEFPGVKALSNVSFDVREGEVHALVGENGAGKSTLIKILMGVYPPSEGKVFVNGEEVHCKSPGEALEKGLGAVYQDITLANHLTVGENFFLGHLLKKGPIVDWGKMYKISQATLKDLNIDINSRSKVRDLTIGQQEMVSIAKIIYQKANILVFDEPTALLTNEEVEILFKLIRDLRDRGYGIIYISHRMEEIFSLCDRVTVLKNGEYVDTLNVRDTDEKGLVRMMVGRNVEDLYGIEHPKKGDVVLRVDHLTGKAFQNISFEVHAGEIFGMFGLIGAGRTEVCRAIFGADKYDSGQVFIHEKAIHNQKPIEGIRNSIAFLTEDRKKEGLCLGLSVEKNINMASYPAISNGGIVNLKKEKARAEQYVQEVNIKTPAVSQLCKNLSGGNQQKVVISKWLCCDSDVFIFDEPTVGVDVGAKVEIYKLIEQLTRKGKAVILISSYLPEVMGLADKLFIMSEGKAMGLLDRSEFYDANHKLNEAAALEKASGINS
- a CDS encoding ABC transporter permease, which produces MKKAKSEGFKTFLNGYGVVTIVLIAVFIVMSFLSKNFMTGVNMYNLMRSTAVYGIIALAMTFVIVTGGIDLSVGTHVGMAGMVVALLTVNQVCGIWPAVFIALALCAVIGLINGIMIYDGGLPPFIATLGMMMITRAIILLISNAKNITGLPQSFLAVSKMKVGPIPFMAVVWFIAIAISFFIFKYTVFGRNVFSVGSNIEAARLSGIPVRRTTYGVYVLSGIFCGVGGILLTSRVASGIPTLGTGYEMNAIAAAVVGGASMNGGEGYIGGTVVGSILIATIANAGTLLGLNSNITDIIVGVLIVASVLIDKFRKH
- the rbsD gene encoding D-ribose pyranase, coding for MRFDLHEGILNCQLKRVLAEAGHMDWLMLSDAAMPVPIDKERVDLAIVKGLPRQLSVLKAIIQEKPIEKIYMASEVKEVSPKYLSKVRELLKESDTELEFVPHETLKKMSRDYNTRACIRTGECTSYSTMILDIGVSYGGDDDTDFHAV
- the rbsK gene encoding ribokinase; the encoded protein is MFGSFVVDLTGRGPHLPVPGETVKSGYFKMGPGGKGYNQGIAAFQSGGEVTIVTKLGNDLFANIALDFMKNLGMDTSRILRTDEYSTGTALIEVDEKTGQNAIMVIPSACDHITDDEVDSLKDLISSSDIVLTQLETNYSALSRLIDLAYSAGKQIVLNTAPVQPVSDKLLAKCSIVTPNEVEAAALSGIPVTDEKSASAAAGYFLKKGVKAVIITMGEKGAFVTDGKTEKMIPAYPVQALDTTGAGDAYNGGLVTALSEGKDIFEAARFASAVGALAVQKIGTAPAMPRRDEIDAFIASRGKENEE
- the rbsD gene encoding D-ribose pyranase, yielding MKTSGILHPQLVRILAEIRHKDTIVIGDAGLPVPDGVERVDLDFIPGQLPYLDVLKAVLQEQNNNFEAAVFADEAKTVSPDFHRKALALLPDGIDISYVPHVQLKEMSGDAKAIILTGEFTPYTNVILRSGCAY